A portion of the Saccharospirillaceae bacterium genome contains these proteins:
- a CDS encoding hybrid sensor histidine kinase/response regulator — protein sequence MVRTIMIPAWQLISISVLYIGVLFWVAWFGDRRAHQGRPIHNTGLVYSLSLAVYCTSWTFYGAVGQAATSGWSFLAVYAGPILFMLLFWRLLSKIIRIANEKRMTSIADFIATRYGRDHSLAILVTLVAILGVVPYIALQLKAITTSFTLITTPLVSGSSVTAFFWQDTAFYISAAMAVFVIIFGTRDIDASEQHPGMMLAIAFESLVKLIAFMAVGIWVVTYLFESPLDVIELGNSVAPDHPLLSSNLISLAFVLQTFLAGMAMLCLPRQFQVGVIENESVRHVQTARWLFPSYLVLMLLFVVPIALTGHLFMKDLGFTADTYVLSLPVAFGQDALAVIAFIGGGSAATGMIIVATIAISTMVSNELILPVVFRRSQPKTELQLSSNVRALVLTVRRLVIVVMIFGSYLFYRSVGEFESLAAIGLLSFAVVAQFTPALIGGLIWQGANLRGALAGIISGTFIWFYALLLPVITSHSDQGLAATSASFINGNMDDFSFGVILSLTVNLCCFVFFSVVTNASVRERMLASDFSSAKPIMQSNDIAPGFDCKVDDVRVVLERVLGLEKTEVFFSDYQKRNGVQYDHSQSTSALLSEAEKTLASVVGASSARVIFSTLLGGEQLQIRDLTFIASEASQAFSMSREQLQAAVENLHQGVSVVDRHLNLVAWNRRYQQLFDYPPGFIHVGKPIQEVIDFNAKRGFCGTGNTEQQISRRMKFLRDGSPHQFERTLPGGLVISMQGHPMPDGGFVTSFTDITAHRRAEQALKQANIKLERRVEESSQELEDLTSQLIEANTSKSHFLAATGHDLMQPLNAAKLFASTLAQHQLTDEQRQLLEHLEGSLQSSEDVLSILVEISKLDAGAMEPDIRPINLSAVLKPLRDEFTALAADKGLELRFRDCNHWVMSDAHWLRRIIQNLLSNAVRYTQIGGVLLSCRKRGDLLSIEVWDTGPGIPREKLSEIFGEFKRLNQEGQNTKGLGLGLAIVERMATQMGHKIAVKSAIGKGTRFSVSLSLTAAEHQAKPVKTNMAAGAGSVEGMKIFCIDNDPEVRTGMTALLSSWMCNVYSCSDITSAMEVPFKPDIMLCDYQLDNDETGIQTMSLLQEKFNDRQLPGILISADPRPEVALEAKSLGFYFLSKPVRPAALRALIRRLVKTQ from the coding sequence ATGGTAAGGACAATTATGATTCCGGCATGGCAACTGATATCGATATCGGTACTCTATATTGGCGTGTTGTTCTGGGTTGCCTGGTTTGGAGACCGGAGAGCGCATCAGGGTCGTCCGATTCATAATACCGGCCTGGTCTACAGCTTATCACTGGCGGTATATTGCACCTCCTGGACCTTCTATGGTGCGGTTGGACAAGCGGCAACCAGCGGCTGGAGTTTTCTAGCGGTATACGCTGGACCCATTCTGTTTATGCTGTTGTTCTGGCGTTTGCTGAGCAAAATTATTCGCATCGCCAATGAAAAACGCATGACATCAATTGCCGACTTTATTGCAACCCGCTACGGTCGCGATCATAGCCTGGCGATTCTGGTCACCTTGGTGGCTATTCTGGGCGTGGTGCCGTACATCGCCCTGCAACTCAAAGCCATTACCACCAGCTTTACACTGATCACAACGCCATTGGTCAGCGGCTCATCGGTGACGGCATTTTTCTGGCAGGACACCGCTTTTTACATCAGCGCCGCGATGGCGGTATTTGTCATCATCTTCGGCACCCGGGATATTGATGCCAGCGAGCAGCATCCGGGCATGATGCTGGCGATCGCGTTTGAATCGCTGGTGAAGCTGATTGCCTTTATGGCGGTTGGCATCTGGGTCGTCACCTATTTATTTGAAAGCCCGCTGGATGTGATTGAACTGGGTAACAGCGTTGCTCCCGATCACCCGCTGCTGAGCAGCAATCTAATCTCGCTTGCCTTCGTATTGCAGACATTTCTGGCGGGTATGGCAATGCTATGTTTACCCCGTCAGTTTCAGGTCGGTGTAATCGAAAACGAATCCGTTCGCCATGTACAAACAGCCCGCTGGCTCTTCCCCTCTTACCTCGTATTGATGCTGTTATTTGTGGTACCCATTGCGCTCACCGGCCATCTGTTTATGAAAGACCTGGGCTTCACTGCCGATACTTATGTACTCAGCCTGCCAGTGGCATTTGGCCAGGATGCGCTGGCCGTGATTGCCTTTATTGGCGGCGGTAGCGCAGCCACCGGTATGATTATTGTGGCAACCATTGCCATCAGCACCATGGTTTCCAATGAATTGATTCTGCCAGTGGTATTTCGCAGGTCACAACCAAAAACCGAGCTGCAGTTGTCGTCCAACGTTCGGGCTCTGGTATTGACCGTCCGTCGACTGGTCATTGTCGTCATGATCTTTGGTTCCTACTTGTTTTATCGCAGCGTCGGCGAGTTTGAATCTCTGGCAGCGATCGGTTTGTTATCTTTTGCCGTCGTTGCCCAGTTTACCCCGGCATTAATTGGCGGTCTTATTTGGCAGGGCGCCAACCTCAGAGGGGCCCTTGCGGGTATTATCAGCGGTACCTTTATTTGGTTCTATGCGCTGCTGTTACCGGTCATCACCAGCCACTCAGATCAGGGGTTGGCGGCAACCAGTGCTTCCTTCATTAATGGCAATATGGATGACTTCAGCTTTGGTGTGATTCTCAGTCTGACGGTTAATCTGTGCTGCTTTGTGTTCTTTTCGGTGGTCACTAATGCCTCCGTTCGAGAACGTATGCTGGCCAGTGATTTCAGCAGCGCTAAACCAATAATGCAAAGCAACGACATTGCCCCTGGCTTTGATTGTAAAGTCGATGATGTACGGGTAGTGCTTGAACGCGTATTAGGTTTAGAGAAAACAGAGGTTTTTTTCAGCGATTATCAGAAGCGTAACGGTGTTCAATACGATCATTCTCAATCGACCAGTGCACTGTTGTCCGAAGCGGAAAAAACCCTGGCTTCGGTAGTTGGCGCCTCCTCCGCCCGAGTTATTTTCTCCACGTTATTAGGCGGTGAACAACTACAGATTCGGGATCTCACCTTTATCGCCAGTGAGGCAAGTCAGGCATTTTCAATGAGCCGTGAACAATTGCAGGCCGCTGTTGAAAACCTGCACCAGGGAGTCAGTGTGGTTGATCGCCATCTCAATTTAGTGGCCTGGAATCGCCGTTATCAGCAGCTGTTTGATTATCCACCGGGCTTTATCCACGTTGGTAAACCCATTCAGGAAGTGATCGATTTTAATGCCAAAAGAGGGTTCTGTGGCACTGGCAACACAGAGCAGCAGATCAGCCGTCGCATGAAATTCCTGCGCGATGGCTCGCCTCATCAGTTCGAACGCACGCTGCCCGGTGGCCTGGTTATTTCAATGCAGGGACATCCTATGCCAGACGGTGGTTTTGTCACCAGCTTTACCGATATTACGGCCCATCGCCGGGCGGAGCAGGCCCTTAAACAGGCCAATATAAAACTGGAACGCCGGGTGGAAGAAAGCAGTCAGGAACTGGAAGATCTGACTTCACAGCTGATTGAAGCCAATACCAGTAAGAGTCACTTCCTCGCCGCGACCGGCCATGATCTGATGCAGCCATTGAATGCCGCAAAATTGTTTGCCTCTACGCTGGCGCAGCACCAACTCACTGATGAACAGCGTCAATTACTGGAACACCTCGAAGGCTCGCTGCAATCATCGGAAGACGTGTTATCTATTCTCGTTGAAATATCAAAACTGGATGCCGGAGCCATGGAGCCAGACATTCGCCCCATCAATCTCAGCGCCGTACTAAAACCATTGCGCGATGAATTTACAGCGCTGGCAGCAGACAAAGGGCTGGAGCTGCGTTTCCGCGACTGCAACCATTGGGTCATGAGTGATGCTCATTGGTTGCGGCGTATCATCCAGAATTTACTTAGCAATGCTGTGCGTTACACCCAGATTGGTGGTGTGCTTCTGAGCTGTCGCAAACGCGGTGACCTGCTGTCGATCGAAGTCTGGGATACTGGCCCAGGTATCCCAAGAGAGAAACTGAGCGAAATATTTGGCGAATTTAAACGCTTGAATCAAGAAGGCCAGAATACAAAAGGACTTGGTCTTGGGCTGGCGATTGTCGAACGAATGGCAACACAAATGGGGCATAAAATTGCGGTTAAATCCGCTATCGGCAAGGGTACCCGCTTCAGTGTCAGTTTATCGCTGACCGCAGCCGAGCATCAGGCCAAACCAGTTAAAACGAATATGGCAGCCGGAGCGGGCAGCGTTGAAGGGATGAAAATCTTTTGTATTGATAATGACCCGGAAGTACGAACCGGGATGACTGCGTTACTGAGCAGCTGGATGTGTAATGTATACAGTTGCAGCGATATCACTTCTGCCATGGAAGTCCCGTTTAAACCCGACATCATGCTGTGTGATTACCAGCTCGACAATGACGAAACTGGTATTCAGACCATGTCACTATTGCAGGAGAAGTTTAACGACAGACAATTACCCGGGATCTTAATCTCAGCCGATCCACGTCCTGAAGTCGCCCTGGAGGCAAAGAGTCTCGGCTTCTATTTCCTCAGCAAACCGGTTCGGCCTGCGGCACTGCGGGCATTGATCCGACGGCTGGTGAAAACGCAGTGA
- a CDS encoding response regulator transcription factor, which produces MQLAKKIIIADDHPLFRTAMQQAVRQLVPDVVIEQAESLPELQRQVEQHKDADLVLLDLQMPGAHGYSGLVFLRSHFPEIPVIVVSACEDPAIMCQAIDHEASGYIAKSSRLESIADAIEQVLQGDIYLPEQARRHQHQPDQRALDMAERLASLTPQQFRVLTMMTEGMLNKQIAYDLEVSEATIKAHVTAIFRKLGVRTRTQAVIAVQALDIEKPDALIAQG; this is translated from the coding sequence ATGCAGCTCGCAAAAAAAATAATTATCGCTGACGATCACCCATTGTTTCGTACCGCGATGCAGCAGGCGGTAAGACAACTGGTGCCGGATGTTGTTATTGAGCAGGCAGAGTCATTGCCGGAACTTCAGCGGCAGGTAGAGCAGCATAAAGATGCGGATTTGGTTTTACTGGACCTGCAAATGCCTGGTGCGCACGGTTACTCCGGGCTGGTATTTTTGCGGTCCCATTTTCCTGAAATCCCGGTCATTGTTGTTTCAGCCTGTGAAGATCCGGCGATTATGTGTCAGGCGATTGATCATGAAGCATCGGGCTACATTGCCAAATCCTCGAGATTGGAAAGCATTGCCGACGCCATCGAACAGGTATTACAGGGCGATATCTATCTACCGGAACAAGCCAGACGCCATCAACATCAGCCTGATCAGAGGGCGTTGGATATGGCCGAACGCCTGGCTAGTCTGACACCGCAGCAGTTCCGGGTTTTAACCATGATGACCGAGGGGATGCTGAATAAGCAGATTGCTTACGATCTGGAGGTCAGTGAAGCCACCATCAAAGCGCACGTGACGGCTATTTTCCGCAAGCTGGGTGTGCGTACCCGGACTCAGGCGGTGATTGCTGTGCAGGCACTGGATATCGAAAAACCGGATGCTCTGATTGCTCAAGGTTAA
- the acs gene encoding acetate--CoA ligase, giving the protein MSEQKVYPVKPEFSDSAWINTEKYQQMYQQSVSNPEGFWREQAEQRIDWIRPFTQVRNVSFDDHNVDIRWYEDGTLNASVNCLDRHLEARGDQTAIIWEGDDPNQDKHITYRELHEQVSRFANALRSQGIQRGDVVCIYMPMIPEAAVAMLACTRIGAIHSVVFGGFSPDALAGRIEDSNAKIVVTADEGVRAGRAVPLKANVDEALNNPNVSSLEKVIVVKRTGADVAWHASRDVWYEELVAQASSNCPAEEMNAEDPLFILYTSGSTGKPKGVVHTTGGYMVWASITHQYVFDYHDGDVYWCTADVGWITGHTYLLYGPLANGGITLMCEGVPNYPSVNRVSQIVDKHQVNILYTAPTAIRSLMAEGSAAIEQTHRESLRLLGSVGEPINPEAWEWYYRTVGEERCPIVDTWWQTETGGIMITPLPGVTDMKPGSATRPFFGVQPALVDNSGMLLEGATDGNLVLLDSWPGQARTVYGDHERFVQTYFSTFRGMYFTGDGARRDEDGYYWITGRVDDVINVSGHRMGTAEVESALVAHEKVAEAAVVGYPHDIKGQGIYVYATLNAGEAATEELAQELRGWVRQEIGPVATPDLIQITAGLPKTRSGKIMRRILRKIAANEHDTLGDTSTLADPSVVDILVENRMNRD; this is encoded by the coding sequence ATGAGCGAACAGAAAGTCTATCCGGTGAAGCCAGAGTTCTCAGACTCGGCATGGATTAACACCGAAAAGTACCAGCAAATGTACCAGCAGTCTGTTAGCAATCCAGAGGGTTTCTGGCGCGAGCAGGCTGAACAGCGTATCGATTGGATACGTCCGTTTACTCAGGTTCGCAATGTATCCTTTGATGATCACAACGTTGATATTCGGTGGTATGAAGACGGTACTCTGAATGCTTCGGTTAATTGTTTAGATCGTCACCTTGAAGCGCGTGGCGATCAGACCGCAATTATCTGGGAAGGGGATGATCCGAATCAGGATAAGCACATTACCTATCGCGAATTACACGAGCAGGTGTCACGTTTTGCCAATGCATTACGTAGCCAGGGTATTCAGCGTGGTGATGTCGTCTGTATTTATATGCCCATGATTCCTGAAGCCGCTGTTGCCATGCTGGCTTGCACCCGAATTGGTGCCATTCACTCGGTCGTATTTGGTGGATTTTCTCCGGATGCACTGGCAGGACGTATTGAAGACAGCAACGCAAAAATTGTCGTGACGGCTGATGAAGGCGTGCGTGCTGGGCGTGCTGTTCCGCTGAAGGCGAATGTCGATGAAGCGCTGAACAACCCGAATGTCTCTTCATTGGAAAAAGTCATCGTGGTTAAACGCACAGGTGCAGACGTTGCCTGGCATGCAAGTCGTGACGTCTGGTACGAAGAACTGGTGGCTCAGGCTTCATCAAACTGCCCGGCAGAAGAAATGAATGCCGAGGATCCGCTGTTCATTCTTTACACCTCAGGTTCCACCGGCAAACCAAAAGGTGTGGTGCATACCACGGGTGGTTATATGGTGTGGGCTTCGATTACTCACCAATATGTATTCGATTACCACGACGGTGATGTATATTGGTGTACTGCCGACGTCGGTTGGATTACCGGTCACACCTATCTGTTGTACGGACCGCTGGCCAATGGCGGCATCACATTAATGTGTGAAGGTGTACCAAATTACCCGTCTGTTAACCGTGTATCTCAGATCGTTGATAAGCATCAGGTTAATATCCTTTACACCGCGCCAACCGCTATCCGTTCTTTGATGGCTGAGGGGAGCGCCGCAATTGAACAAACTCACCGCGAATCGTTACGTTTGCTGGGTTCCGTAGGAGAGCCGATTAACCCGGAAGCCTGGGAGTGGTATTACCGCACCGTGGGTGAAGAGCGTTGCCCGATTGTAGATACCTGGTGGCAGACTGAAACCGGCGGCATCATGATTACACCACTGCCCGGTGTCACGGATATGAAACCTGGCTCGGCAACCCGACCGTTCTTCGGCGTACAACCAGCACTGGTGGACAACTCGGGTATGTTGTTGGAGGGCGCCACTGACGGCAACCTGGTGTTGCTTGATAGCTGGCCGGGACAGGCACGAACCGTTTATGGCGATCATGAACGCTTTGTTCAAACTTACTTTTCAACTTTCCGCGGCATGTATTTTACCGGTGATGGCGCGCGTCGTGATGAAGACGGTTACTACTGGATTACCGGTCGTGTCGATGATGTGATCAATGTATCCGGTCACCGCATGGGGACCGCGGAGGTTGAAAGCGCCCTGGTTGCCCATGAAAAAGTTGCTGAGGCTGCGGTCGTCGGTTATCCCCATGACATTAAAGGCCAGGGTATCTACGTGTATGCAACGCTCAATGCCGGTGAAGCAGCCACTGAAGAATTGGCTCAGGAGCTACGCGGCTGGGTACGACAGGAAATTGGTCCGGTGGCGACGCCAGATCTGATCCAGATTACTGCGGGGCTACCAAAAACCCGTTCAGGAAAAATCATGCGTCGAATTCTGCGTAAGATTGCTGCCAACGAGCATGATACTTTAGGTGATACTTCGACATTGGCCGATCCGTCGGTGGTCGACATTCTGGTCGAAAATCGCATGAACCGTGACTAA
- a CDS encoding DcaP family trimeric outer membrane transporter has product MRKTPLVLMAAALPMAVHATNTEFSYGGYIKLDATISQYSEGEIAAASAGRDFYVPATIPTSPKGGDGDSVTNFDIHAKTSRFNFKTVTDFAHGRRITSFVELDFMLAPGGNEVVSNSYNPRLRHAFIKTGNWLFGQTWSTFMNIVALPETVDFVGVSDGTVFNRQAMIRYTNGNFQFALENSETTTPDANDDGTVPDVVARYNFRAGKSAFALAAIGRQLNTYTAANGNVPKLAESTLGFGISLSGKIALGRDDIKFAVNKGAIGRYVGLSEAADAVIKDGDLSATDVTAAFVGYRHFWNRQLRSTLAYSMLKADYDVDNTGDTESSYSVRLNLMFSPVDKLTYGIELSQATHKLDTDEEGNLTRVHFTTKYAF; this is encoded by the coding sequence ATGCGCAAGACCCCTCTAGTCCTAATGGCCGCAGCCCTTCCGATGGCTGTTCATGCAACAAACACAGAGTTTTCATATGGCGGTTACATCAAGCTGGATGCAACCATCAGCCAGTACTCCGAAGGCGAAATAGCTGCCGCAAGCGCTGGTCGTGATTTTTATGTACCGGCGACGATCCCCACCAGCCCGAAGGGTGGCGATGGGGATTCAGTGACCAACTTCGATATTCACGCCAAAACTTCGCGATTCAACTTCAAAACCGTCACCGATTTTGCACACGGCAGGAGAATCACCAGCTTTGTCGAATTAGACTTTATGCTGGCGCCGGGCGGTAATGAAGTGGTCTCCAACTCCTACAACCCACGTCTGCGCCATGCTTTCATCAAGACAGGAAACTGGCTGTTTGGTCAAACCTGGTCAACCTTTATGAACATTGTCGCGCTGCCAGAAACCGTTGATTTTGTGGGTGTAAGTGATGGCACGGTATTCAACCGCCAGGCGATGATCCGCTACACCAATGGAAACTTTCAGTTCGCGTTAGAGAATTCGGAAACAACCACTCCTGACGCCAACGATGATGGCACTGTGCCCGACGTTGTCGCGCGTTATAATTTCCGAGCTGGTAAGAGTGCTTTTGCCCTGGCAGCAATCGGTCGCCAATTGAATACCTACACCGCGGCAAACGGCAATGTGCCTAAATTAGCCGAATCCACTCTTGGCTTTGGTATCAGCCTGTCGGGTAAGATCGCACTGGGCAGAGATGATATTAAGTTTGCAGTGAACAAAGGTGCCATTGGTCGTTATGTCGGCCTGAGTGAAGCTGCAGATGCCGTTATAAAAGACGGTGATTTATCAGCGACTGATGTAACCGCTGCATTTGTTGGCTACCGTCACTTCTGGAACAGACAACTGCGCAGTACGCTTGCTTATTCCATGTTGAAAGCAGATTACGATGTGGATAACACCGGTGACACAGAATCATCCTACAGCGTCCGTTTAAATCTGATGTTCTCCCCGGTTGATAAACTGACTTACGGCATCGAATTGAGCCAGGCCACTCATAAACTGGATACCGACGAAGAAGGCAATTTAACCCGTGTTCACTTCACAACAAAATACGCTTTCTGA
- a CDS encoding DUF11 domain-containing protein, with product MVHSITIHSNNPTRQWLGFYKLTTQGFVWLFFVTISLTANSEEEILLRESFAGNISFAMFGNTMRNGCSNLGSSSASLSLPTGSTVKAAYLYWSGSGSADNTVTFDGQSVTASFDKRYTEQVGTQDFYSNRADITSRISGNKSYQVSGLNFDGSSSYCNGGRAYGGWAAVVIYENSLEPLRIVNIFDGFKNFWGTSITLTPNNFVIADNPAALGGKHAHITWEGDEGNSYQHPSTGTTETLTFNGQTLSDANNPSSNQFNSYSNANISAATRDTDGVDLDVYEIGNYLISGATSVSTTYATGQDRVFLSAEIISVPNLEVADLSISSLSSGNALVNSQTTIDLTLSNNGPNATLANSQIQFTLPTGLSLNSQTGSGWSCAATSSLVTCTYAPIINSNDQSEDLSIILNTTVASVGTHNIEVTASNSQFDNIPLNNSSTTSIDVSAVDLSLSTKQVTDLNGGNVEEGDILRYTITLNEANGASLSGVTIQDTFQDAFSEIAVVSSQGGTTGPISGNVFTRSGITIPAGVGNTITIEIDAVIKNDIATGTVISNSALLSISDGQHWIQAPDLTVAAKFTAEPGNKALYLNNVTSMTRTPYGALPEISFARGESRSWVITPALEKDLQLSPTAKGVVVRLHLRHTGSNRNGRLGQIRRNHDITFRLEKSDGTLLASAVRDRVLPANQQLTVFDFHIPYTSTAPTVEDLTIAAGDTLTLRITQDLMSSPDNGVGIPDGMAIQINDGFDTSKLILPVSNVINVDQIQFFDKPFADNTRQQISRSNLNRNIYINATVSDPFGRFDITSANVAINDTADEEILAATDMTIVDDTVSGQKIYEYNYSIPALIDHPGDWRFSVTAKEGTENEISHQRQQLIEILQLMPNVALTKSSTVVNDPINGTNNPKAIPGAEIIYQLLAINSGEGSPDSDTVIIDEQIPEGFPLFVGDLSLLGPVDFIDGTAPDSSGLSYTFISLDAANDDIDFSNDYGNTFSYTPTPSGDGYDGNVTHIRLKPKGIFKAADTIQPQFQFNYKVKVQ from the coding sequence TTGGTTCACAGCATCACAATTCACAGCAACAACCCAACGCGGCAGTGGCTCGGCTTTTATAAGCTGACGACTCAGGGGTTTGTGTGGCTGTTTTTTGTGACCATTTCGCTAACCGCCAATTCTGAAGAAGAAATTCTGTTACGAGAGAGCTTCGCAGGTAATATTTCGTTTGCCATGTTTGGCAATACAATGCGTAACGGATGTTCTAATTTGGGTAGCTCTTCAGCCTCTTTGAGTTTGCCAACAGGCTCGACAGTTAAAGCTGCATACCTCTATTGGTCAGGATCTGGTAGTGCGGACAACACCGTAACTTTTGATGGCCAATCCGTTACAGCCAGCTTCGATAAACGCTATACCGAGCAGGTGGGTACGCAAGATTTTTACAGTAACCGCGCAGACATTACGAGTCGCATATCCGGGAACAAAAGCTATCAAGTATCCGGTCTGAACTTTGACGGCTCATCCTCTTACTGTAATGGCGGTCGCGCCTATGGCGGCTGGGCAGCGGTTGTTATTTATGAAAACAGCCTAGAACCGCTGCGAATTGTGAATATATTTGATGGCTTCAAAAATTTTTGGGGTACATCAATCACACTGACACCGAACAATTTTGTCATTGCCGATAACCCAGCTGCATTGGGAGGAAAACACGCTCACATAACATGGGAAGGTGACGAGGGGAATTCGTATCAGCACCCGTCGACTGGCACCACAGAAACACTTACCTTCAATGGTCAAACACTTTCGGATGCCAACAACCCAAGCAGCAATCAATTTAATTCCTACTCGAATGCTAATATCAGTGCGGCGACTCGAGACACTGACGGCGTGGATCTGGATGTCTATGAAATTGGTAACTACCTGATTTCTGGAGCAACCTCCGTTTCCACCACCTATGCAACCGGGCAAGACCGTGTTTTTCTCTCTGCCGAAATTATCAGTGTACCCAACCTCGAAGTTGCCGATCTTTCTATCTCATCGTTATCATCAGGCAATGCATTGGTTAATAGCCAAACCACCATCGACTTAACCCTGAGTAACAACGGTCCCAATGCAACATTGGCGAATTCGCAGATTCAATTCACCCTGCCTACAGGCTTGTCGTTAAATTCTCAAACCGGAAGTGGCTGGTCTTGTGCTGCAACATCCAGTTTGGTGACCTGTACTTACGCGCCCATCATTAACAGCAACGATCAGAGTGAAGACCTCTCTATTATTCTGAATACCACCGTTGCTTCCGTTGGCACCCACAATATTGAGGTAACGGCCAGTAACAGTCAGTTTGATAATATTCCGCTGAATAACAGTTCAACAACCAGCATTGATGTCAGTGCTGTTGACCTCAGCTTATCGACTAAGCAGGTAACGGACCTTAATGGTGGTAACGTCGAAGAGGGAGATATTCTGCGCTACACCATTACTTTGAATGAAGCCAATGGTGCCAGCCTCAGCGGCGTAACGATTCAGGATACCTTTCAAGATGCATTCAGCGAGATTGCTGTTGTTTCTTCTCAGGGTGGTACCACCGGACCAATTTCAGGGAATGTATTCACTCGCTCTGGCATCACCATTCCGGCTGGAGTTGGCAATACAATCACCATTGAAATAGATGCCGTAATTAAAAATGATATAGCCACCGGAACAGTAATCAGTAACAGTGCGCTGCTCAGCATCAGTGATGGTCAACATTGGATTCAGGCACCCGATCTGACAGTTGCTGCCAAGTTTACAGCCGAACCGGGAAATAAAGCGCTGTATTTAAATAATGTCACCTCTATGACACGCACGCCTTATGGCGCACTGCCTGAAATCAGTTTTGCCCGAGGCGAATCACGAAGCTGGGTGATCACACCCGCTCTTGAAAAAGATCTGCAGTTATCGCCCACAGCAAAAGGGGTCGTTGTCAGACTGCATTTACGTCATACCGGCTCCAACCGCAACGGACGGCTCGGTCAAATCCGGCGTAATCACGATATCACTTTCCGCCTGGAAAAAAGCGATGGTACGTTATTAGCCAGTGCCGTTCGTGATCGTGTCCTGCCTGCTAATCAGCAACTGACGGTATTCGATTTCCACATCCCTTACACCAGCACTGCGCCAACGGTTGAGGATTTAACCATTGCGGCCGGAGATACTCTCACGCTGAGAATAACTCAGGACCTGATGTCGAGTCCGGACAATGGTGTTGGTATTCCGGATGGTATGGCAATCCAGATTAATGACGGCTTCGATACATCCAAACTGATTCTTCCCGTCAGCAATGTGATTAATGTTGATCAGATTCAGTTCTTCGATAAACCGTTCGCCGATAATACCCGACAGCAAATCAGTCGCAGTAACCTGAATCGAAATATTTATATTAATGCCACAGTTTCTGATCCATTCGGCCGGTTCGATATCACCTCTGCCAATGTTGCTATTAATGATACGGCTGATGAAGAAATACTGGCGGCAACCGATATGACTATTGTCGACGATACGGTTTCAGGTCAAAAAATCTATGAGTACAACTACAGCATTCCTGCGTTGATCGATCATCCGGGCGACTGGAGATTCTCCGTTACCGCAAAAGAGGGAACGGAAAATGAAATCAGCCATCAGCGACAGCAGTTGATAGAGATTCTTCAATTAATGCCCAACGTCGCGCTCACAAAATCATCAACGGTGGTAAACGATCCGATTAATGGTACGAATAATCCTAAAGCGATCCCAGGTGCGGAAATTATCTATCAACTACTGGCCATTAATTCAGGAGAAGGCAGCCCGGATTCTGACACCGTCATTATTGATGAACAAATCCCTGAGGGCTTCCCGTTGTTTGTTGGTGACTTGTCCCTGCTAGGTCCGGTTGACTTTATCGACGGTACTGCCCCCGATAGCAGTGGATTAAGTTATACATTTATTTCGTTAGATGCCGCCAATGACGACATCGATTTTTCAAACGATTATGGAAATACGTTCAGTTATACCCCGACCCCCTCCGGTGATGGTTATGACGGCAACGTAACTCATATCCGCTTAAAGCCGAAAGGAATCTTTAAGGCCGCGGACACAATTCAGCCACAGTTTCAATTTAACTATAAAGTGAAGGTTCAATAA
- a CDS encoding DUF11 domain-containing protein produces the protein MRFLLTALLFLPAFAFAQVTLVTEAFKIVPVQNDDGSVSEKWVAAEEIIPGDKVGYKISYQNTGDQPATGVVINNPVPENTLYVANSADGAGSQITYSADAGNKFARTAELVVIKDGKERKARAEDITHIRWTLPEAVAPKASGSVEFQVRVK, from the coding sequence ATGCGTTTTCTGTTAACGGCCTTGTTATTTTTACCTGCTTTTGCATTTGCCCAGGTTACTCTGGTGACGGAAGCCTTTAAAATTGTTCCTGTTCAGAACGATGATGGCTCTGTTTCGGAAAAATGGGTAGCCGCCGAGGAAATCATTCCTGGCGACAAAGTAGGTTACAAAATTTCTTATCAGAATACCGGTGATCAGCCAGCGACTGGCGTAGTGATTAATAACCCGGTACCTGAAAATACGTTATACGTGGCTAACAGCGCTGATGGTGCTGGCAGCCAGATTACTTATTCTGCAGACGCGGGTAACAAATTTGCCCGCACTGCTGAATTAGTCGTTATTAAAGACGGCAAAGAACGAAAAGCCCGCGCCGAAGATATCACCCACATCCGCTGGACGCTGCCAGAAGCAGTTGCGCCGAAAGCAAGCGGTTCAGTGGAATTCCAAGTGCGTGTGAAATAA